The sequence AGTGTATGTTCTTCGTTATTGCCTggatttgtacattttgttgcaTGTAAACAAAATTGTCTACCTTCTGCTGTTGTACATTATACACAATGGTGTAATAACTTGTCTTTCTAGATCCCGTATGCAGAGTTGGGCGGAAAGACTTTGGTGCTGCAAGTTTTTGACTTTGATCGTTTCTCCAAGCATGATATGATTGGTGAGATAAAGATTCCCATGAACAGTGTTGATTTGGGTCAGCCAATGCAACAATGGAGAGACTTGGAAAGTggtgagaaggaggaggtatgatgtgctgtgttttcatttcagctttttccaattaatatttaaacaaaatTCAGAATATATCATTTTTAGGTATGTATTAGAATAAATATTGTATGTCCTTGATTCCAAAAACTTATAAATCCTAATAATACACAGTTTTATAATTGACATCATCCTAACCTATAATATTTCCTTTCAGCAAGAAAAACTGGGTGATATTTGCATTTCTTTACGGTATGTACCCACTGCTGGGAAACTGACAGTGAACATCATGGAGGCAAAGAATCTGAAGAAGATGGATGTTGGCGGCTTGTCAGGTAAACAACTCAGATGTTTGATGTTCTTATTAACGACTTCAGCAAACATCGATGACATGAAGTACTGAAACtaaccacacaaaacacaactaaatCACCGTCTTTTCCATTTCCACAAGATCCATATGTGAAGATTGTTCTGCAGCAAAATGGAAAACGCATTAAGAAGAAAAAGACGACGGTCAAGAAAAACACGCTGAATCCCTACTTTAATGAAAGTTTTAGCTTTGATGTCCCCTTTGAGCAGATACAGGTAGGCTGTGTCATTACATCAACTATCAGTTTGAAATGTAACAGACAGTAAATGGaggaacaataataataatatttgataacatatttttcttctttgtttcagAAAGTGCAGGTCGTTATCACAGTGTTTGACTATGATAAACTTGGGAGCAATGACCCCATTGGAAAGACCTTTATGGGTTATGGAGCAACAGGAGTCGGCCTGCGCCACTGGTCAGACATGCTGGCCAATCCCAGACGTCCAGTAGCCCAGTGGCACACTCTACTGCCAGAGGAGGAAGTTGATACGGCACTCAAAGCAAAACCTCGCTAGAGTTACACCTGTCTCAGTTCAGTAAACATACTGttgaaatgtttctctgtgttcaccCTGATGTTTTTTCAATTTGCATGTTcagttttccattttgtttctttcGAGGTACTTAAcacgtgtgtacgtgtgcaggTGTGGTGTACTGATATGTTTTTTGATATCTGGTTGTTATTAAACCCTTGTCCCTCACCTATATATCTGTTACACCTATAAACCAATATGACTGTACTTGTATACATGGaagacacaaaaatgtaaagGTGCATCTTTTGTGTATGCTTTTGCATGGGCCTAGTAAACGTCTGTGGCATAAAGGAAGGATTTCAAGATTAGCCTACTCTTTGCTCTTCTGAAATGTAGTTAACGCTGAAGACAATATAAAGCCTCTACATCTCACGCTGGGTCTTTTTGCTCAGTCCTGAAAGATGCTTGTTGTAATGCTCTAAGTCTTTTCAAACGCAAATAAACCCACAATGAACACTTTCACATCAGTGCTTCTCATCTTACCTTTAATTAAATTATATGTAACATGTAGTTAGTTCTAGCTGATTTTCTTAATGTTATGTTgtagaaagcaaagaaaactaAGCTATAGGAACTGTTCAAATTACCGGAGAAGGCCATTAGAGAGTGTAGAGGTGAAGAATATTGTAGGAACATTATACCAACAATATTAGGATGCAATAATTATCTACCAGTATAACATAAAACCCGTACCATAATACAGAATACTactaataaaatatatttgtttttaaagttataAATTTGTAAACTAGTAAACATAGGCCTTTCACCAGTATACGGCCTCTGTCCTCCCCATTTGGAAAACCGTTGCTTAGCAACAGAACACAAACTCTCAGTACATGACGACTAGCTGCAAACTTTACCCAGACATAATAATACAGCCTGCGAGGTgagtttgtcctttttttttgcttcgtGATAATATCTGGTAGTAGCTTGTTACAGCTTTTATCACCAAACCCATGTTAGAAACCGGTTTGTCCCCCTGGACACAGCTACGTTTATAAGCTAGTTATCATTAGATGCTCTTCTGGTTAGCGTTAGCTAGCTCGTGCTAAGCTAAACTCACATGAATACACTGAGCCGGGTGACACTGAATTAAGACATTAACATTATATTGTAAACCACTTACCGCCAGGTGTACGTCTTTCTTTCGGTCACATTACAGCATGAGTGCCGGACGAGCAGCTGAAGGCGCCGGCTGCATCACCTGGTGGGGCTTCAGTCCTGCGCTCGACCTGCTGAGCACAGGTGAGAGCCTATAGTGCACGAGGAGgtgaaatgattaaatgattagTCGACTGACAAAAATTCACTACTTACACttacacactaaacaacaaacagttaataagaagaaagaaagtaacTGGCGACACactaataatgaaaatagttgttGATTGCAGCCTTACAGCACTTCTGTGATACAGTGaggtttttgtgtgttaattACTTGAGAACAAGTGGAGGCATTTAGATAAAAAGGTCTTAAAAGTGGATTTTGAGTCAGGGGTCCCTCTGCAAGACCATGGCCAGAAGACACAGGATGGAGGACCCGTTATAGCTGATGTTGTTCTTCAGTGGTGTAAATTTTGAACTGATTTGTGATTACTGTAATCATGCAGACGATGATATGCAGTAAACCTGGTGCTTTTGGGGCTCTTTGGGATCTGGGACCCCAACTATAACTTCCTacataaaacaacactgacCATCTGTAATAATATCCCATCCCATCAGAATCTACTGTAGTGTGCTGAGGTTCAGCACCCAGCCTTAGAAATATGGCATGTGGGAGCTACtgcattctctctctgtctaggCCCTGTGAGACATGAAGGGGAGGTCAATGTTTTACTGGTTGGCAGTGCAGATCCACGGCATATTTTGAAGACCATTGCTAGTTTGCAGAAGGAAGAAAGCCTTCATGTGAGTCTCTGTCTCTTAAGTGTCTTGTTAATCTTGACACCAGATAGGTGTACTCCACCGTGACCTGCAgacttcttctctctgctccactgcaGGTGTGGGTGATAGAAAATAGCATGGAGGTGATGGCAAGACAGCTGCTTCTCCTCTACCTGGCACTGATGCCCCAGGAAAGCATGGGACTTAATGGTGGGAAAGATTTTGATGAATTATTAATTTTAAAAGCTAAATGTGTCCTAAACCCTAAGgttgttttgtgttggttttattcacagagaagacagaggttTACCTGGAGGTGTTTGGGAACAGTGAGATCCGCAGTCAAACAGAGGAAATACTGAGCCGTGCAGcatcacagctctctctctgtgttactgAAACAATGGAGACAGCCACACACCCTTGTCTGGACACAACTCTACTTAAGGTACAATAATTTGTTGAACAATCACACCCTTCAATGTTTCTCTAAGACCTTATAATTGATCTTTTTCAAACAGTGAGACCTGCTCAGTCAAACCCATGTGAAACAAAACCTATTGAAACTTAGTTAAAGTCTACTAATTTTGTAATCTCTGAATATTTCTACAGTTCAAGGAGCGAGATGAGCTGGCCAGAATATTTAAATCATGGATCCCACCTCagtcttcatcatcttcatctgcaTATTCTGTTCCTATCTGCATGTCCAAAGCCTGGGATTACCGGGTCAGGCAGCACCTTGGGACGCGCTACGACTCTAAGAAAGGCTGCTTCGACTGGGACCTTACAATGAAACTGCACGAGAAAGGGGTATCTGAACGTGTTTCTCCGTTGTTTGTCTATTAAAATGTGCTGCTAATATTAGTTTGACCACAGGAATTATAATTACCCAGTCATTTAGAGGCTTGAAGAATATGTTGTACAGTGATGGAAGCTCATTCTGTACTAattctctgtctgcagtgtggTGTCATCAACAAGCAGCAATATGCCCAATGGAGGGAACGGGGTTTGGCCTTCGAAATGAGGGAAGGTGTCTACCAAATAACCAATCCAAGTTTGCTCTCATCAAGAGTGTTTAGTCAGGTAAGTGCTAATCTGTTTTGGTGATGCTACACAATGCAGCAAGAAGATGATAACATGAGTGAAGTTTATGGATGTGTTGACAGAAAGGGAACAAAGTGGCTGTGAGGGGTTACTGGGGAGACATAGTGTCCAGTCCTTACTTCTCCTTTGGCATTGAAACTGATGACAAGAGCTTACTGAAGACACAGAATGGACAGCATATCAAGGTAAAACATACAGTTGTAATGGCACAGATTATATGTTTGATTATATCATATTaatgtctgttctgttttttgttttttgtcctccCTCCCTTGTCTCACATTCACAGACAGCCCAGGACATCTCCATTGAAAACGTGCAGGCATTGTTCCAGTCCCTGTCCAGTAGACGGGGCTGCCCTTCTACTtctcagtcagacacacagattGACCAAAAATCTGTCACCATTGATGGTAAATGGCTATAAAATATTTGGCTTCCGATGATTGGCTGTATAGTGCAGGTTAGGACCAAAACAGCACAATGACAACAGCAGTTTAACTCACAGTGCAAAGGTTCAAACTGAGGTGAAAGGTTGATTTTGTTCGTGTTGTTTCACTTCAGATAGAAGTGTAAATGGGAAGTGGATCTTTTCAGTATCCCATCCTTTTTGATGTTcagcacacagaaaacagtaacTGTGTATGAAACCTGGTGGTTTTCAGGCTGAATTTTCTCTCAAATCCTCTTCAGACTTGATGTGTCTGAATGGGATCTCCGTCACATTCCTGCCTCTGGACTCACTTTACAAACTGCcaggaaaacagaaatactCCCACTTCTTCCACGCCATTTATTTCTCTGCCAGGTGGgagcttttattttccaaatgacTACAAATATCATTTTACTTAGTAAATATTTACATCTAAATATTAATAGAGTAACGTAACCAAAAATAACATCCCTTCACCATCTTGTCATCTCGACTGCAGACTACTGATATGACTGCTGAAcgtgtttcatttctgtgtttctgtttctctctcggTCTGTGCTGTAAAGCTGTGTGCACCAGTTGGGCCCGATGATGAGACAGATTGCAGCACCAGACGCTGTGGTTGTCATGGAGTTGGCCAAGTGAGGGTTTTTATAGTAACAGAgcttgtttccatggtgacagtACAGTCACCAAGAGTACAGTGGCTCTGCTATGTAATTTGCTTTTGTCAGATATCTTGTGCTTGCTACATATCCCAAAGTTAAGTTCAGTGATCAGGACCATTTTGGAAACAGTGACTGGCATCTTTGCATTTACGTTGCATTTGTGTGTCACTGTATATCACAGGTACCTTTTGGATCTGAACAAAGAACAAGAAGCAGGCTTTGCGAAGAAAGTGACGAGCATCGCTCTCGAGGCTGGATTTGAACTGTGGCCTGACAGGAAGAGGAATGACGTTCATGCCGTTTTCATACCACAGGAGAAGTAAAAGCGGTTCATTTCGGCACAGCTGTTTTTGCTGCTCCTACCGTCAGCGTCTGTACATTCACACAATGCAACAGACTGACAGTCAAGGTGGTGTTGTTTCACAGCACAGACTGTTTAAGATCTTATGCAGACAGAACTGATTTTTCAGCAATGTGTGCAGTCTGCAGTCTTCTTGTTCATTCTTATGtggtttttaaatattttagctGCAATTTGAATTTTCAAGAGTAATAATGATTTCCAGTTTGATTGACACTGATCAAAAATGTCAATTGTAATTatacattcattttaataattacagatggatttgcAAGTTGATGTTTTTCAATAAATGCCACACTAACATGGATCGCATCTCTTAGCTTAAGTGACAAACACTGCAACATTGCTGCACATTTTTCCTGGAACTAGAGAACCTTCTTCTTGTTTCTCTGTACGTCCTGGGTGAGTTCACTTCCAGCGTCCTCCAACCTTCCCTTTACCGTGGCCCTTTTTGCTGCgttgagacaagaaaaaagttaaaatagtGGTTCACAGAAACAAGCACCAAATATGACTGACTACCCTTTCCTCCCGGGTACCTTATGGAAATATTTTAGACATGTGCATCCTGTAACCAAAGTGGCAAATGTTTAAATAGCTGCGAGTttgtcatttcctgtgtgtgtgagggtgactATGTGTGACCTGCATCTTTAGAATATTTGCATAGCAAATTAAGTTTTTTGCAATGCTCTGCCTTCTTTTTTGAGGTGGTTTGTTGTGTCATGATAAATTGAGACGAGCAGACTGACTCACAATTTCTGAGCATGTTGGATTCTGTTCAGGAGAAcgtttatctaaaaaaaaaaaaattacacaggATGTGACATCATACATCAGGCATTTTTAAAATCCCAGTTTTGTGTATTCTCAGCTAAATGGGGGCTCACCTCGTACTTCTGCCTCTTCATCTTCTCGGTCAGGTCAAATTTCTCTGACTCCAGCTGGTAGATCCATTCCCACATCTCCTTGGCTCTCTCTCTACAACACAGCAGCATCAACAGGCTTGAGATGACAGACACATACACCTTCTAAAATCTTATTAAAATGTGACAAGCTACTGTTTtttgaaagacatttttaatgacatgtaTTACTTCTATTAGCTCAAAATctactggcaaaaaaaaaaaaacctcagccCATCCTCTTTCAAGTTCTCAATAGCCAGTGGCTTGCGTCTCTCTGCCAGAGTCTTCTTCTTAATTTCCCTCGCTGTTTGCCTTTTGCCTCgcctctgctctgcctgcaggaaacaaacacatatcACATCGTGCACGTGGACTGTGATGTAGAGAGCTTCTTCTATAGGGCAGTAGAAGTTATCTGTACTCCACATACTTGCTGTGTACAGTGGCACAACTGCCTACAAATATATTCTTCTGACCTTGGCCAGGAATCCTCCAAAGTGAGCTCCCATGTTAGAGagcactttcttcttcttggcctCATCATCAGCCCTCTTTTTCgcctcttcatcctccttcctctgcctctcctcctgaAGAAGTCATCTTTAGCTGATTACTGCAGTTTCCTTTACTTTCATCACTCCTTTATAGCATGTAGCATCAAAATATTGTGAACTAAAGTTAATTAGGCAATGTTAAACATTAATTACAGCAAtccgtgtctgtctgtcccgcTCTTTTTCAGCCCTCACTCGCTGCTGCTCAGCTCTTTCTGCCCGTCGGCTCTCCTGCGACAGAAAAAGAGTCAGCCAGAGCAAATCAGCAAATCTCTCTTTCAGACAAAGTTAACAGAAAATAGTTGAGAAAACAGTATGGAAAGGGCAATACAATCCTTTCTTTGAGTCCAATCAGCTCctgttcctctttcttcctttgctcAAAGTGGACATCTATCAGAGTCTGCAGCTCCAGAAGATCTTTCTCCATCCTTTTCCTGTGGATGTCCTAACAGCAACCAGTGGATACACAGATTAAGATTATTCAACACTGTTTATTGGTGCTGTAATCGTGTAATTGTTCCATTAACAATAATCTTGAGGGAACATACATCAAAGTCAACCCTCTCCCCCTCAGGGATTTTAGGGGC comes from Toxotes jaculatrix isolate fToxJac2 chromosome 21, fToxJac2.pri, whole genome shotgun sequence and encodes:
- the LOC121201582 gene encoding troponin T, slow skeletal muscle-like, which translates into the protein MFTSIIMSSWLLIVMRVTMSDLEDHGGHQEEEDEEQGEGEERPKYKSLVTQLAAPKIPEGERVDFDDIHRKRMEKDLLELQTLIDVHFEQRKKEEQELIGLKERIESRRAERAEQQRVRAEKERDRQTRIAEERQRKEDEEAKKRADDEAKKKKVLSNMGAHFGGFLAKAEQRRGKRQTAREIKKKTLAERRKPLAIENLKEDGLRERAKEMWEWIYQLESEKFDLTEKMKRQKYEINVLLNRIQHAQKFKKGHGKGKVGGRWK
- the LOC121201580 gene encoding dynein assembly factor 3, axonemal-like produces the protein MSAGRAAEGAGCITWWGFSPALDLLSTGPVRHEGEVNVLLVGSADPRHILKTIASLQKEESLHVWVIENSMEVMARQLLLLYLALMPQESMGLNEKTEVYLEVFGNSEIRSQTEEILSRAASQLSLCVTETMETATHPCLDTTLLKFKERDELARIFKSWIPPQSSSSSSAYSVPICMSKAWDYRVRQHLGTRYDSKKGCFDWDLTMKLHEKGCGVINKQQYAQWRERGLAFEMREGVYQITNPSLLSSRVFSQKGNKVAVRGYWGDIVSSPYFSFGIETDDKSLLKTQNGQHIKTAQDISIENVQALFQSLSSRRGCPSTSQSDTQIDQKSVTIDDLMCLNGISVTFLPLDSLYKLPGKQKYSHFFHAIYFSASCVHQLGPMMRQIAAPDAVVVMELAKYLLDLNKEQEAGFAKKVTSIALEAGFELWPDRKRNDVHAVFIPQEK